In the genome of Pseudomonas lalucatii, the window CGAGGTAGTCGATCAGGCGCAGATCGAAGTCCTCGCCACCGAGGAAGGTGTCGCCGTTGGTGGCCAACACTTCGAACTGGTGCTCGCCGTCGACCTCGGCGATCTCGATCACCGAGATGTCGAAGGTACCGCCACCCAGGTCATAGACGATCACGGTGTGGTCGCCCTTGGCCTTGTCCATGCCATAGGCCAGCGCCGCGGCGGTCGGCTCGTTGATGATGCGCTTGACGTCCAGACCGGCGATGCGCCCGGCGTCCTTGGTGGCCTGGCGCTGGCTGTCGTTGAAGTAGGCCGGCACGGTGATCACCGCCTCGGTCACCGCCTCGCCGAGATAGTCTTCGGCGGTCTTCTTCATCTTCTTCAGCACTTCCGCGGAGATCTGCGGCGGCGCCATCTTCTGGTCCTTGACCTGCACCCAGGCGTCACCGTTGTCGGCCTTGACGATCTTGTAGGGGACCATCTGGATGTCTTTCTGCACCACGTTCTCTTCGAAGCGACGGCCGATCAGGCGCTTCACCGCGTACAGGGTGTTGTGCGGGTTGGTCACCGCCTGGCGCTTGGCCGACTGACCGACGAGGATCTCGCCATCGTTGCTGTAGGCGATGATCGACGGCGTGGTGCGAGCGCCTTCGGCGTTCTCCAGCACCTTGACGCTGCCGTTTTCCAGAATGGAGACGCAGGAGTTGGTGGTCCCCAGGTCGATACCGATGATTTTGCCCATATTCACTCTCCCGAAACTTGGATATTCCCGCCGCCTCGCTTCGCCAGCCGCGGTAGCACTAAAACGCTTGATTCAACAAATGGGGGCGCGCCGCCGGATTTCAAGCCTGCTCGTCGATGGACGGCGGCACCTCGGCCGGGGCCTTGCTGACCACCACCATGGCCGGGCGCAACAGCCGGCCATTGAGCAGGTAGCCCTTCTGGAACACCTTGAGCACGCTATTGGGCTCGACCTGGGTGCTTTCCTGCATGGCCATCGCCTGGTGGTGCTCCGGATCGAAGGGCGCGCCCTCCGGGTCCACCACCTCCAGCTGATAGCGCTTGAGGGTGTCCTGGAACAGCTTGAGGGTCAGCTCCATGCCCTCGCGCACCGCCTTGATCGCCTCGTCGTCCGGGCTGGACAGCTCCAGGCCGCGCTCGAGACTGTCGACCACCGGCAGCAGGTCGCCGGCGAACTTCTCCAGGGCGAACTTGTGCGCCTTCTCCACATCCTGCTCGGCGCGGCGACGCACGTTCTGCAGGTCGGCCGCCATGCGCAAGGCCTTGTCCTGGGCGGCAGCCAACTCTTCCTCGAGAACCTGGATACGCGCATCCAACTCGCCGCCCGCCGCCTCGACCTCGGCGGAAACCTCGGGAAGCTGGTTATCTTGGGTCTGTTCGTCTGCCATGCAACTCTCCTCTGAAAATTTGGCGCCGGCCGCAACCCGCGCACCTGCCGCCTATATGGGGCCGAAATTTCCAGCTTCAAGGGCAGCGCGAGGATTGTCAGCGGCAAAACAAACACTGTATAAATAACCAGACCTTCATCCCGAGAGGCTTCGCCATGCTGGTGCACCTGTCCGTACACAACTACGCCATCGTTGAACACCTCGACCTGGAACTGGACGGCGGGATGAGTGTGATCAGCGGCGAAACCGGCGCCGGCAAGTCGATCATGCTCGACGCCCTCGGCCTGTGCCTGGGCGACCGCGCGGACAGCGGCGTAGTACGCCCCGGCGCGGACAAGGCGGACATCCTCGCCAGCTTCGACCTGCACGACATCCCCGAGGCCCGCACCTGGCTGGCCGAGCGCGACCTGGACGGCGACGGCCCGTGCATCCTGCGCCGGGTGATCACCGCCGAAGGCCGCTCGCGCGGCTACATCAACGGCTCGCCCTGCCCCCAGGGCGATCTCAAGGCCCTCGGCGAGCTGCTGATCGACATCCACAGCCAGCACGAACACCAGTCGCTGCTCAAGGCCGAGACCCACCGCCGCCTGCTCGACGAATACGCCGGCAGCCAGGAACTGGCGCGCCAGGTGCAACTCGCCGCGCAGCGCTGGAAGCAGACCAAGAGTGAGCTGGAGCGCCTGTCCGGCCTCGGCGACGAGCAGCGCGCCCGCCACCAGCTGCTCAGCTACCAACTGGAGGAGCTGGACAACCTGGCCCTCGGCGAACAGGAGCTGGAGCAGCTCGAAGCCGAGCACAAGACCCTGACCAACGCCGAGAGCCTGCTCAGCGCCTGCCGCCTGGTGATCGAGCAGTGCAGCGAGAACGACGCCGGCAACGTGCTGTCGGCGCTGACCGCCAGCCTCAACCGCCTCGGCGGCTTCCAGGGCCAACCCGGCGCACTGAACGAGGCGATCAGCCTGCTGGCCAGCGCGCAGATCCAGGTGGAGGAGGCGGTCGGCGAACTCAACCGCTTCCTCGACCACTTCGAGGCCGATCCCGAGCGCCTGCAGCAGCTGGAGGAGCGCCTCGACAACATCTACACCCTGGCGCGCAAGCACCGCATCCAGCCCAGCGACATGGCCGCGCTGCAGCAGCAGCTGTTCGAGGAGCTGGAGAGCCTCAACGCCGACGACCAGGCCGTCGAGCGCCTGGGCGAGGAACTGGACGCCTATGCGCGCCACTACCGGGAAAAGGCCGGCGAACTGAGCGCCCTGCGCTGCGAGGCCGCCAAGCGCCTGGCCGGCGCCGTGGAGACGGAAATGCACAGCCTGGGCATGCCCGGCGGGCGCTTCAGCATCCAGCTGCGCGACAACGCCAGCGACGAGCCCCAGGCCAACGGCCTGGAACAGGTCGAATTCCTGGTCAGCGCCAACCCCGGCCAACCGCTCAAGGCCCTGGCCAAGGTCGCCTCCGGCGGCGAACTGTCACGCATCAGCCTGGCCATCCAGGTGATCACCGCGCAGACCTCGCGGGTGCCGACCCTGGTGTTCGACGAGGTCGACGTCGGCATCGGCGGCCCGACCGCCGAGGTGGTCGGCCAGCTGCTGCGCCGCCTCGGCGAGCGCGGCCAGGTGCTATGCGTCACCCACCTGCCGCAGGTGGCCGCCCAGGGCCACCAGCACCTGTTCGTGCACAAGCTGCGCGACAGCGACGCCACACGCACGGCGGTGAGCAAGCTCGAACGCAGTCAGCGGGTCGAGGA includes:
- the recN gene encoding DNA repair protein RecN gives rise to the protein MLVHLSVHNYAIVEHLDLELDGGMSVISGETGAGKSIMLDALGLCLGDRADSGVVRPGADKADILASFDLHDIPEARTWLAERDLDGDGPCILRRVITAEGRSRGYINGSPCPQGDLKALGELLIDIHSQHEHQSLLKAETHRRLLDEYAGSQELARQVQLAAQRWKQTKSELERLSGLGDEQRARHQLLSYQLEELDNLALGEQELEQLEAEHKTLTNAESLLSACRLVIEQCSENDAGNVLSALTASLNRLGGFQGQPGALNEAISLLASAQIQVEEAVGELNRFLDHFEADPERLQQLEERLDNIYTLARKHRIQPSDMAALQQQLFEELESLNADDQAVERLGEELDAYARHYREKAGELSALRCEAAKRLAGAVETEMHSLGMPGGRFSIQLRDNASDEPQANGLEQVEFLVSANPGQPLKALAKVASGGELSRISLAIQVITAQTSRVPTLVFDEVDVGIGGPTAEVVGQLLRRLGERGQVLCVTHLPQVAAQGHQHLFVHKLRDSDATRTAVSKLERSQRVEEIARMLGGVDLTEESLAHARQMVASAQA
- the grpE gene encoding nucleotide exchange factor GrpE — protein: MADEQTQDNQLPEVSAEVEAAGGELDARIQVLEEELAAAQDKALRMAADLQNVRRRAEQDVEKAHKFALEKFAGDLLPVVDSLERGLELSSPDDEAIKAVREGMELTLKLFQDTLKRYQLEVVDPEGAPFDPEHHQAMAMQESTQVEPNSVLKVFQKGYLLNGRLLRPAMVVVSKAPAEVPPSIDEQA